One genomic segment of Brachyhypopomus gauderio isolate BG-103 chromosome 19, BGAUD_0.2, whole genome shotgun sequence includes these proteins:
- the septin4b gene encoding septin 4b isoform X2: MVAGESGLGKSTLVNSLFLTDLYKDRKLLNAEERITQTVEITKHTVDIEEKGVKLKLTIVDTPGFGDAVNNTECWKSVADYIDQQFEQYFRDESGLNRKNIQDNRVHCCVYFISPFGHGLRPLDVEFMKALHEKVNIVPVLAKADTLTPTEVSKKKLKIQEEIEQYGIKIYQFPDCDSDEDEDFKQQDQELKECIPFAVIGSNTVVEAKGRRVRGRLYPWGIVEVENTAHCDFVKLRNMLVRTHMQDLKDVTRETHYENYRAHCIQNMTRMVVKERKRNKLTRESVTDFPIPMGPAVSDTETEMLIREKDEELRRMQEMLQKIQEQMHTQKEAF, translated from the exons ATGGTagcag GGGAGTCTGGTTTGGGAAAGTCTACACTGGTCAACAGTCTCTTCCTCACAGATCTTTACAAAGACAGAAAACTGCTCAATGCCGAAG AGAGGATTACCCAGACAGTTGAGATCACCAAACACACAGTGGACATTGAGGAGAAAGGTGTCAAACTGAAACTCACAATAGTGGACACACCAGGTTTTGGAGATGCAGTCAATAACACGGAGTG CTGGAAGTCAGTGGCGGATTACATTGACCAGCAGTTTGAGCAGTACTTCAGAGACGAGAGCGGCCTCAACCGCAAAAACATTCAGGACAACCGTGTTCACTGTTGTGTCTACTTCATTTCTCCCTTTGGTCATGG TCTCAGGCCTTTGGATGTCGAATTCATGAAAGCTCTCCACGAGAAGGTGAACATAGTTCCTGTACTTGCCAaggcagacacactcactccCACTGAGGTATCCAAGAAGAAGCTAAAG ATTCAAGAGGAGATTGAACAATATGGGATTAAGATCTACCAGTTTCCAGACTGTGATTCAGATGAGGATGAGGACTTCAAACAGCAGGACCAGGAACTGAAG GAGTGTATTCCGTTTGCCGTCATCGGCAGCAACACGGTGGTAGAGGCCAAAGGTCGAAGAGTGCGTGGTCGTCTCTACCCCTGGGGCATTGTGGAAG tggaGAACACCGCACACTGTGACTTCGTGAAGCTGAGGAACATGTTGGtccgcacacacatgcaggaccTGAAGGACGTGACCCGAGAAACACACTACGAGAACTACAGAGCACACTGCATCCAGAACATGACCCGCATGGTGGTGAAGGAACGCAAACGCaa TAAGCTAACTAGGGAGAGTGTCACAGACTTCCCCATCCCTATGGGCCCTGCCGTGTCGGACACAGAGACGGAAATGCTGATCCGTGAGAAAGACGAGGAG TTACGGCGGATGCAGGAGATGCTGCAGAAGATCCAGGAGCAGATGCACACTCAGAAAGAAGCATTTTAA
- the septin4b gene encoding septin 4b isoform X3: MDQDKEYVGFATLPNQVHRKSVKKGFDFTLMVAGESGLGKSTLVNSLFLTDLYKDRKLLNAEERITQTVEITKHTVDIEEKGVKLKLTIVDTPGFGDAVNNTECWKSVADYIDQQFEQYFRDESGLNRKNIQDNRVHCCVYFISPFGHGLRPLDVEFMKALHEKVNIVPVLAKADTLTPTEVSKKKLKIQEEIEQYGIKIYQFPDCDSDEDEDFKQQDQELKECIPFAVIGSNTVVEAKGRRVRGRLYPWGIVEVENTAHCDFVKLRNMLVRTHMQDLKDVTRETHYENYRAHCIQNMTRMVVKERKRNKLTRESVTDFPIPMGPAVSDTETEMLIREKDEELRRMQEMLQKIQEQMHTQKEAF, encoded by the exons GACCAGGATAAAGAGTATGTGGGATTTGCCACTTTGCCAAATCAGGTACATCGAAAATCTGTCAAAAAGGGTTTCGACTTCACACTGATGGTagcag GGGAGTCTGGTTTGGGAAAGTCTACACTGGTCAACAGTCTCTTCCTCACAGATCTTTACAAAGACAGAAAACTGCTCAATGCCGAAG AGAGGATTACCCAGACAGTTGAGATCACCAAACACACAGTGGACATTGAGGAGAAAGGTGTCAAACTGAAACTCACAATAGTGGACACACCAGGTTTTGGAGATGCAGTCAATAACACGGAGTG CTGGAAGTCAGTGGCGGATTACATTGACCAGCAGTTTGAGCAGTACTTCAGAGACGAGAGCGGCCTCAACCGCAAAAACATTCAGGACAACCGTGTTCACTGTTGTGTCTACTTCATTTCTCCCTTTGGTCATGG TCTCAGGCCTTTGGATGTCGAATTCATGAAAGCTCTCCACGAGAAGGTGAACATAGTTCCTGTACTTGCCAaggcagacacactcactccCACTGAGGTATCCAAGAAGAAGCTAAAG ATTCAAGAGGAGATTGAACAATATGGGATTAAGATCTACCAGTTTCCAGACTGTGATTCAGATGAGGATGAGGACTTCAAACAGCAGGACCAGGAACTGAAG GAGTGTATTCCGTTTGCCGTCATCGGCAGCAACACGGTGGTAGAGGCCAAAGGTCGAAGAGTGCGTGGTCGTCTCTACCCCTGGGGCATTGTGGAAG tggaGAACACCGCACACTGTGACTTCGTGAAGCTGAGGAACATGTTGGtccgcacacacatgcaggaccTGAAGGACGTGACCCGAGAAACACACTACGAGAACTACAGAGCACACTGCATCCAGAACATGACCCGCATGGTGGTGAAGGAACGCAAACGCaa TAAGCTAACTAGGGAGAGTGTCACAGACTTCCCCATCCCTATGGGCCCTGCCGTGTCGGACACAGAGACGGAAATGCTGATCCGTGAGAAAGACGAGGAG TTACGGCGGATGCAGGAGATGCTGCAGAAGATCCAGGAGCAGATGCACACTCAGAAAGAAGCATTTTAA
- the septin4b gene encoding septin 4b isoform X1, translating to MAGWTLAPVVMEDSGSDTGSPFSDEHLGSASPGPREMVPQMEVEMEVEQDQDKEYVGFATLPNQVHRKSVKKGFDFTLMVAGESGLGKSTLVNSLFLTDLYKDRKLLNAEERITQTVEITKHTVDIEEKGVKLKLTIVDTPGFGDAVNNTECWKSVADYIDQQFEQYFRDESGLNRKNIQDNRVHCCVYFISPFGHGLRPLDVEFMKALHEKVNIVPVLAKADTLTPTEVSKKKLKIQEEIEQYGIKIYQFPDCDSDEDEDFKQQDQELKECIPFAVIGSNTVVEAKGRRVRGRLYPWGIVEVENTAHCDFVKLRNMLVRTHMQDLKDVTRETHYENYRAHCIQNMTRMVVKERKRNKLTRESVTDFPIPMGPAVSDTETEMLIREKDEELRRMQEMLQKIQEQMHTQKEAF from the exons ATGGCAGGTTGGACATTAGCCCCAGTAGTGATGGAGGACAGTGGATCTGACACAGGCTCTCCCTTCAGTGATGAGCATCTGGGTTCAGCGTCCCCTGGGCCCAGGGAGATGGTGCcgcagatggaggtggagatggaggtggagcag GACCAGGATAAAGAGTATGTGGGATTTGCCACTTTGCCAAATCAGGTACATCGAAAATCTGTCAAAAAGGGTTTCGACTTCACACTGATGGTagcag GGGAGTCTGGTTTGGGAAAGTCTACACTGGTCAACAGTCTCTTCCTCACAGATCTTTACAAAGACAGAAAACTGCTCAATGCCGAAG AGAGGATTACCCAGACAGTTGAGATCACCAAACACACAGTGGACATTGAGGAGAAAGGTGTCAAACTGAAACTCACAATAGTGGACACACCAGGTTTTGGAGATGCAGTCAATAACACGGAGTG CTGGAAGTCAGTGGCGGATTACATTGACCAGCAGTTTGAGCAGTACTTCAGAGACGAGAGCGGCCTCAACCGCAAAAACATTCAGGACAACCGTGTTCACTGTTGTGTCTACTTCATTTCTCCCTTTGGTCATGG TCTCAGGCCTTTGGATGTCGAATTCATGAAAGCTCTCCACGAGAAGGTGAACATAGTTCCTGTACTTGCCAaggcagacacactcactccCACTGAGGTATCCAAGAAGAAGCTAAAG ATTCAAGAGGAGATTGAACAATATGGGATTAAGATCTACCAGTTTCCAGACTGTGATTCAGATGAGGATGAGGACTTCAAACAGCAGGACCAGGAACTGAAG GAGTGTATTCCGTTTGCCGTCATCGGCAGCAACACGGTGGTAGAGGCCAAAGGTCGAAGAGTGCGTGGTCGTCTCTACCCCTGGGGCATTGTGGAAG tggaGAACACCGCACACTGTGACTTCGTGAAGCTGAGGAACATGTTGGtccgcacacacatgcaggaccTGAAGGACGTGACCCGAGAAACACACTACGAGAACTACAGAGCACACTGCATCCAGAACATGACCCGCATGGTGGTGAAGGAACGCAAACGCaa TAAGCTAACTAGGGAGAGTGTCACAGACTTCCCCATCCCTATGGGCCCTGCCGTGTCGGACACAGAGACGGAAATGCTGATCCGTGAGAAAGACGAGGAG TTACGGCGGATGCAGGAGATGCTGCAGAAGATCCAGGAGCAGATGCACACTCAGAAAGAAGCATTTTAA